One Pseudomonas entomophila genomic window carries:
- a CDS encoding Na+/H+ antiporter subunit C, whose product MEEVIAVAIGVLAASGVWLVLRPRTYQVIMGLCLLSYGVNLFIFSMGSLFIGKEPIIKDGVPHDLLHYTDPLPQALVLTAIVISFAMTALFLVVLLASRGLTGTDHVDGREREE is encoded by the coding sequence ATGGAAGAAGTCATTGCAGTCGCCATCGGCGTCCTGGCCGCCTCCGGGGTCTGGCTGGTCCTGCGCCCACGCACCTACCAGGTGATCATGGGCCTGTGCCTGCTATCCTACGGGGTCAACCTGTTCATCTTCAGCATGGGCAGCCTGTTCATCGGCAAGGAGCCGATCATCAAGGACGGCGTGCCCCATGACCTGCTGCACTACACCGACCCACTGCCCCAGGCGCTGGTGCTCACCGCGATCGTCATCAGCTTCGCCATGACCGCACTGTTCCTGGTGGTGCTCCTGGCCTCCCGCGGGCTGACCGGGACCGACCACGTCGATGGCCGGGAGCGTGAAGAATGA
- a CDS encoding monovalent cation/H+ antiporter subunit D encodes MSGMNQLIIAPILLPLITASLMLLIGEKHRWLKARLNLLSTALGLGIAVTLLMWVRSQGQAESIGVYLPGNWPAPFGIALVVDHLSALLLTLTGIVGLSALLFARARWDGAGASFHALFQIQLMGLYGAFLTADLFNLFVFFEVLLAASYGLLLHGSGRARVKAGLHYIAINLFASSLFLVGAAMLYGVTGTLNMADLALKVPLVPEADRGLLHAGAAILAIAFLAKAGMWPLNFWLVPAYSSASAPVAALFAIMTKVGLYAILRMWTLLFSGQAGASAFFGGDWLVYGGLATLAVAAMSILAAQRLERLAALSILMSAGTLLAAIGFGQAILTGAALFYLASSTLALCALFLLAELVERSRSANEAPLDDEEDAMPSPLESLHPPKGINLDDEQQVVIGQIIPWTMAFLGLSFIACALLIIGMPPLSGFIGKLNLISALFNPQGLGVAPEQPLGTAGWTLVTLLVLSGMASLIAFGRVGIQRFWKPEERPSPVLRRYECVPIVILLGLCIVLSLKAEPLLRYTQDTAASLRTPEAYIKAVMATRPVPGPTTASLEAQP; translated from the coding sequence ATGAGCGGGATGAACCAACTGATCATCGCACCGATCCTGCTGCCGCTGATCACCGCATCGTTGATGCTGCTGATCGGCGAAAAACACCGCTGGCTCAAGGCGCGCCTGAACCTGCTGTCCACCGCCCTCGGCCTGGGTATCGCCGTCACCCTGCTGATGTGGGTGCGCAGCCAGGGCCAGGCCGAGTCCATCGGCGTCTACCTGCCGGGCAACTGGCCAGCGCCGTTCGGCATCGCCCTGGTGGTCGATCACCTGTCGGCGCTGCTGCTGACCCTGACCGGCATCGTCGGCTTGAGCGCCCTGCTGTTCGCCCGAGCACGCTGGGACGGTGCCGGGGCCAGCTTCCACGCGCTGTTCCAGATCCAGCTGATGGGCCTTTACGGTGCCTTCCTCACCGCTGACCTGTTCAACCTGTTCGTGTTCTTCGAAGTGCTGCTGGCGGCCTCCTACGGCCTGCTGCTGCATGGCTCGGGGCGGGCACGAGTCAAGGCCGGGCTGCACTACATCGCCATCAACTTGTTCGCTTCGTCGCTGTTCCTGGTCGGCGCGGCCATGCTCTATGGCGTGACCGGCACCCTGAACATGGCTGACCTGGCGTTGAAAGTGCCGCTGGTGCCGGAAGCCGACCGCGGCCTGCTGCATGCCGGCGCGGCGATCCTGGCTATCGCCTTCCTGGCCAAGGCCGGGATGTGGCCGTTGAACTTCTGGCTGGTGCCGGCCTATTCGTCGGCCAGCGCGCCGGTGGCCGCGCTGTTCGCGATCATGACCAAGGTCGGCCTGTACGCCATCCTGCGCATGTGGACACTGCTGTTCTCCGGCCAGGCGGGCGCCTCGGCGTTCTTCGGTGGCGACTGGCTGGTGTACGGCGGCCTGGCGACCCTGGCCGTGGCGGCCATGTCGATCCTCGCCGCCCAACGCCTGGAGCGCCTGGCGGCCCTGAGCATCCTGATGTCCGCCGGCACGCTGCTGGCAGCCATCGGCTTCGGCCAGGCGATCCTGACCGGCGCCGCGTTGTTCTACCTGGCAAGCTCCACCCTGGCCCTGTGCGCACTGTTCCTGCTGGCCGAGCTGGTGGAGCGTTCGCGCTCGGCCAACGAAGCGCCGCTGGACGATGAAGAGGACGCAATGCCCTCGCCACTGGAGTCGCTGCATCCACCCAAGGGCATCAACCTGGACGACGAGCAGCAGGTGGTGATCGGCCAAATCATTCCCTGGACCATGGCCTTCCTGGGCCTGAGCTTCATCGCCTGCGCCCTGCTGATCATCGGCATGCCGCCGCTGTCGGGCTTCATCGGCAAACTCAACCTGATCAGCGCGCTGTTCAACCCGCAAGGCCTGGGCGTCGCCCCGGAGCAACCACTGGGCACTGCGGGCTGGACCTTGGTCACCCTGCTGGTACTGTCCGGCATGGCCTCGCTGATCGCCTTCGGCCGCGTCGGCATCCAACGCTTCTGGAAGCCCGAGGAGCGCCCCTCCCCGGTACTGCGCCGCTATGAGTGCGTACCCATCGTCATCCTCCTGGGCCTGTGCATCGTCCTCAGCCTCAAGGCCGAGCCGCTGCTGCGCTACACCCAGGACACCGCCGCCAGCCTGCGCACGCCGGAGGCCTACATCAAGGCGGTGATGGCGACGCGGCCAGTGCCCGGCCCGACCACCGCCAGCCTGGAGGCACAGCCATGA
- a CDS encoding Na+/H+ antiporter subunit E yields the protein MNRLFPAPLLSVALFVLWLLLNLSVSPGNLLLGALLGILAPILMAPLRPQHAHVRRPWVIAKLICRVGLDVIHSNLQVARGVLRTSGKPPHSAFVHIPLDLRDAHGLAALSMITTVVPGTIWSELALDRSVLLLHVFDLGDEPAFIAHFKHTYERPLMEIFE from the coding sequence ATGAATCGACTGTTCCCCGCGCCGCTGCTGTCCGTTGCGCTGTTCGTGCTGTGGCTGCTGCTCAACCTCTCGGTCAGCCCGGGCAACCTGCTGCTGGGGGCCTTGCTGGGCATCCTCGCACCGATCCTGATGGCTCCGCTGCGCCCGCAACACGCCCATGTGCGTCGGCCCTGGGTGATTGCCAAGCTCATCTGCCGGGTCGGCCTTGACGTGATTCATTCCAACCTGCAGGTCGCCCGTGGCGTGCTGCGCACCAGCGGCAAGCCACCGCACTCGGCATTCGTGCACATCCCGCTGGACCTGCGCGACGCCCATGGCCTGGCGGCGCTGTCGATGATCACCACCGTGGTCCCAGGCACCATCTGGTCGGAGCTGGCCCTGGACCGCAGCGTACTGCTGCTGCACGTGTTCGATCTGGGCGATGAACCGGCGTTCATCGCGCATTTCAAACACACCTATGAACGCCCGCTGATGGAGATCTTCGA
- a CDS encoding monovalent cation/H+ antiporter subunit A: protein MSLIVLLLLPFIGSCLAAILPHNARNAESILAGLVALVGTVQVALLYPQIADGGVIREELLWLPSLGLNLVLRMDGFAWLFSLLVLGIGTLVSLYARYYMSPQDPVPRFFAFFLAFMGAMLGLVISGNLIQLVFFWELTSLFSFLLIGYWHHRADARRGAYMALMVTGAGGLCLLVGALLLGHVVGSYDLDKVLAAGNIIRQHALYPVLLPLILVGALSKSAQFPFQFWLPHAMAAPTPVSAYLHSATMVKAGVFLLARLWPALSGSEEWFWIVGGAGAATLLLGAFAAMFQNDLKGLLAYSTISHLGLITLLLGLNSPLAAVAAVFHILNHATFKASLFMAAGIIDHESGTRDIRRLSGLFRLVPFTATLAMVASASMAGVPLMNGFLSKEMFFAETVFITSSAWVEAALPVIATLAGTFSVAYALRFTVDVFFGPPAQDLPHTPHEPPRWMRAPVELLVLTCLVVGIFPAQSVGPLLAAAATPVVGGVLPEYSLAIWHGWNAPLMMSLIAMTGGIVLYLLLRKQLQRGRFPYPPLIERFNGKRLFEHGLVRLMLLARRVERLLTTRRLQAQLFMLVLAAFVAGLVPLLYSGLSWGDRPKIPGSGVFVALWLIAIACAIGAAYQAKYHRLAALIMVGVCGLMTCITFVWFSAPDLALTQLAVEVVTTVLILLGLRWLPRRIEGVSPLPGSQDRARLRRLRDLVLAVLVGGGMALLSYAMLTRPTPNDISSFYLSRALPQGGGSNVVNVMLVDFRGFDTLGEVTVLVAVALTVFALLRRFRPPKESMQLPAQQRQLAPDVVTDLVNPRQATDTALGFMMVPAALVRLLLPIALLVSMYLFMRGHNQPGGGFVAGLVMSVAFILQYMVAGTQWVEAQMSLRPLRWMGTGLLCATLTGAGAMLLGYPFLTTHTAHLHLPLLGDVHVASALFFDIGVYTVVVGSTLLILTALAHQSVRAYRPAKSSQAGAA, encoded by the coding sequence ATGTCATTGATTGTGCTATTGCTTCTGCCCTTTATAGGCAGTTGCCTGGCGGCGATCCTGCCGCACAACGCACGCAACGCCGAGTCCATTCTCGCCGGACTCGTGGCCCTGGTCGGCACTGTCCAGGTAGCGTTGCTGTACCCCCAGATCGCCGATGGCGGCGTGATTCGCGAGGAGCTGCTGTGGCTGCCGAGTCTGGGCCTGAACCTGGTCCTGCGCATGGACGGCTTCGCCTGGCTGTTCAGCCTGCTGGTACTCGGCATCGGCACCCTGGTGTCGCTGTATGCCCGCTACTACATGTCGCCACAAGACCCGGTGCCGCGCTTCTTCGCCTTCTTCCTGGCGTTCATGGGCGCCATGCTCGGCCTGGTGATCTCCGGCAACCTGATCCAACTGGTGTTCTTCTGGGAGCTCACCAGCCTGTTCTCGTTCCTGCTGATCGGCTACTGGCATCACCGCGCCGACGCCCGTCGCGGTGCCTACATGGCGCTGATGGTCACTGGCGCGGGGGGCTTGTGCCTGCTGGTCGGGGCCCTGCTGCTCGGCCATGTGGTCGGCAGCTACGACCTGGACAAGGTCCTGGCTGCCGGTAACATCATCCGCCAGCATGCGCTGTACCCGGTGCTGCTGCCTCTCATCCTTGTCGGCGCGCTGAGCAAGAGCGCACAGTTCCCCTTCCAGTTCTGGCTGCCCCACGCCATGGCGGCGCCCACCCCCGTATCGGCCTACCTGCACTCGGCGACCATGGTCAAGGCCGGGGTGTTCCTGCTGGCCCGGCTGTGGCCGGCGCTGTCGGGCAGCGAGGAATGGTTCTGGATCGTCGGCGGCGCCGGCGCCGCCACCCTGCTGCTCGGCGCCTTCGCCGCGATGTTCCAGAACGATCTCAAGGGCCTGCTAGCCTATTCGACCATCAGCCACCTGGGCCTGATCACCCTGCTGCTGGGCCTGAACAGCCCGCTGGCGGCGGTCGCCGCGGTGTTCCACATCCTCAACCACGCCACCTTCAAGGCTTCGCTGTTCATGGCCGCGGGGATCATCGACCATGAAAGCGGCACCCGTGACATCCGCCGCCTGAGCGGCCTGTTCCGCCTGGTGCCGTTCACCGCGACCCTGGCCATGGTCGCCAGTGCCTCGATGGCCGGCGTGCCGTTGATGAACGGCTTCCTATCGAAGGAGATGTTCTTCGCCGAGACCGTGTTCATCACCTCCAGCGCCTGGGTAGAAGCCGCCCTGCCGGTGATCGCCACCCTGGCCGGGACCTTCAGCGTGGCCTACGCGCTGCGCTTCACCGTCGACGTGTTCTTCGGCCCACCCGCCCAGGACCTGCCGCACACGCCCCACGAGCCGCCACGCTGGATGCGCGCGCCGGTCGAGCTGCTGGTGCTCACCTGCCTGGTGGTCGGTATTTTCCCGGCACAATCGGTCGGCCCGCTGCTGGCCGCCGCCGCCACACCGGTGGTAGGCGGCGTCCTGCCGGAATACAGCCTGGCCATCTGGCACGGTTGGAACGCGCCGCTGATGATGAGCCTGATCGCCATGACTGGCGGCATCGTCCTCTACCTGCTGCTGCGCAAGCAGCTGCAACGCGGTCGCTTCCCCTACCCGCCGCTGATCGAGCGCTTCAACGGCAAGCGCCTGTTCGAGCACGGCCTTGTGCGCCTGATGCTGCTGGCTCGGCGCGTCGAGCGCCTGCTGACCACCCGACGCCTGCAGGCCCAGCTGTTCATGCTGGTGCTGGCGGCGTTCGTCGCCGGCCTGGTACCGCTGCTGTACAGCGGCCTGAGCTGGGGTGACCGACCGAAGATCCCGGGCTCCGGAGTTTTCGTCGCACTCTGGCTGATCGCCATTGCCTGCGCCATCGGCGCCGCCTACCAGGCCAAGTACCACCGCCTGGCGGCATTGATCATGGTCGGCGTCTGCGGCCTGATGACCTGCATCACGTTCGTCTGGTTCTCCGCGCCTGACCTGGCACTGACCCAACTGGCGGTCGAAGTGGTCACCACCGTGCTGATCCTGCTTGGCCTGCGCTGGCTGCCACGGCGTATAGAGGGCGTGTCGCCGCTGCCCGGCAGTCAGGACCGCGCGCGCCTTCGGCGCCTGCGCGACCTGGTGCTGGCGGTGTTGGTCGGCGGCGGCATGGCGCTACTATCCTACGCGATGCTGACCCGCCCGACGCCCAACGACATCTCATCGTTCTACCTCAGCCGCGCCCTGCCTCAGGGCGGCGGCAGCAACGTGGTCAATGTGATGCTGGTGGACTTCCGCGGCTTCGACACCCTCGGCGAGGTCACCGTGCTGGTGGCCGTGGCGCTGACCGTGTTCGCCCTGCTGCGCCGCTTCCGCCCACCGAAGGAGAGCATGCAGTTGCCGGCCCAGCAGCGTCAGTTGGCGCCGGACGTGGTCACCGACCTGGTCAACCCGCGCCAAGCCACCGACACCGCGCTCGGGTTCATGATGGTGCCCGCCGCCCTGGTGCGCCTGCTGCTGCCGATTGCCCTGCTCGTGTCGATGTACCTGTTCATGCGCGGCCACAACCAGCCGGGTGGCGGCTTCGTCGCCGGCCTGGTGATGTCGGTGGCGTTCATCCTCCAGTACATGGTCGCCGGCACCCAGTGGGTGGAGGCGCAGATGAGCCTGCGTCCGCTGCGCTGGATGGGCACCGGCCTGCTCTGCGCCACCCTCACCGGCGCCGGGGCGATGCTGCTGGGCTACCCGTTCCTGACCACCCACACCGCGCACCTGCACCTGCCGCTGCTGGGTGACGTGCACGTGGCCAGCGCACTGTTCTTCGACATCGGCGTGTACACCGTGGTGGTCGGCTCGACCCTGCTCATCCTCACCGCCCTGGCCCACCAGTCGGTGCGTGCCTACCGCCCCGCCAAGTCCAGCCAAGCAGGAGCCGCCTGA